The following are encoded together in the Mesoterricola sediminis genome:
- a CDS encoding DUF3857 domain-containing protein: MIQAPALGMVVSALVAGPLAAQAVWDPGAPFTASPQELLRFSGQHPVLEREPVCLLFEGRSCSVDAQGRRYRVFHTIYRVDADSHLRGWSEISATWSSWYQEKPVLQARVISPDGSVHTLDPATLGEYSKGRGAEGAEAARRTLAGPLPHMALGAIVEEVTILRDHTPFFGSGGSGRIPLAPTPTAKAVRFSLDAPEGVPLRWQAKGTGPVQPVEAVKDGRRWVRLAMGPLAPPSDSEPNADPARWDRPRVEWTTQPGWGDLAEAYGKLIPAGLPDDLKAWLAGLPGQVPDVRVRAATVVTRMHQRVRTEFVSWGDVPLAPRAPEETLRRGVGDVKDKAALLVRMLEAAGIPARMALVRTEDQDQNPEVPDLMGFDFALVRVEGRDGFWIDPANDIVPLGVLYPDAQGRGALLAGPGARGLVKTDLLDGKVNRALEVREVFLAEQGPARVVETSEYGGLEDLKVRRNLGGPDPAKSRTQLADYVRNAYDAKAGEVVAMPDLRDLAVPARFVLEARGVGTARTGWIDAYAQLHVWGMFREFQKLLEGDGKKPLPPRTQDLVQPEPVRVEWRYRVHPPKGYVLRSLPESDRLPLGPATFTRSYAREGDGTALASFVLDSGPARWTPAQVEAARKALTAFSESRRTDLIFDQEGEALLKAGRAPEALAAFRKLAADEPASPLPWARKAQALLGLGLGEAAREAARKGVALAPGSALAQDTLGWVLQFDEGGRRFHKGWDRKGSSEAYERALAADPDLDDTRADYALLLERNADGERYGPGAELDKAIALYKTLHDKKLHGRDESYLAALGQAGRFKEACELAASMEASPFRTGWWAASLVRLKGADAALAELRGLLTNAFTWEGGLHAAVLHLMDLRDYAAAVAVLKACPAGGEGAEARGLLLEAATRAVPAESRTLDAADPRAVFVRLASLHAGGLKGPEDVAGLVTPGLRAHLQVAENWDVLKGSLRQFSSAALDLDLDPRPALDASLALSEFKVEGSAAQGWRVTVRAPGQKGALTQVWAFSAGEGGCRLAAFQADPGTFGQEALTRLEAGDLAGARGFLDWARELLPVQGGDDPLGGHPFPHLWIKGRAAEAEATRTAAAVLACREKEDARILPLLEQGGAAVRDPFKRARLDQALIMAYLTREAWAKAEAPVARIAAVHEDSRNLRFAQVLVLRNLGRWEDLYALEGRVLARFPEDEDMLGSREATLAQLGRSDERLRLVQTKMDHGTAQPGDLNNLAWYSLLLGRVSDTTLEVARRAARASDPPHPGTLHTLAAVLAEVGPVPEAAKALQASLAGRPSESLGSNEYYVLGRMAERLGEPEVARACYQRVKPDDPPAPPADSCWFLAQRRLKALGAAL; encoded by the coding sequence ATGATCCAGGCGCCTGCCCTCGGCATGGTCGTGTCCGCGCTCGTCGCGGGCCCCCTCGCGGCGCAGGCCGTCTGGGATCCGGGGGCGCCGTTCACGGCGAGTCCGCAGGAGCTGCTCCGGTTCTCCGGCCAGCACCCGGTCCTGGAGCGGGAGCCCGTGTGTCTCCTCTTCGAGGGGCGCTCCTGCTCGGTGGACGCCCAGGGCCGCCGGTACCGGGTGTTCCACACCATCTACCGGGTGGACGCCGATTCGCACCTGCGGGGCTGGAGCGAGATCTCCGCCACCTGGTCCTCCTGGTACCAGGAGAAGCCCGTGCTCCAGGCCCGCGTCATCAGCCCGGACGGGTCGGTCCATACCCTGGATCCGGCCACCCTGGGCGAGTACAGCAAGGGCCGGGGCGCGGAGGGGGCGGAAGCCGCCCGGCGCACCCTGGCCGGGCCCCTCCCGCACATGGCCCTGGGGGCGATCGTGGAGGAGGTGACGATCCTGCGCGACCACACCCCCTTCTTCGGGTCGGGCGGCTCGGGCCGGATCCCCCTGGCGCCCACGCCCACGGCCAAGGCCGTCCGGTTTTCCCTCGACGCGCCGGAGGGGGTGCCCCTGCGGTGGCAGGCGAAGGGTACGGGCCCGGTCCAGCCGGTGGAGGCGGTCAAGGACGGCCGGCGCTGGGTGCGCCTCGCCATGGGACCCCTGGCGCCGCCCTCCGACTCCGAGCCCAACGCGGACCCGGCCCGGTGGGACCGGCCGCGGGTGGAGTGGACGACCCAGCCCGGCTGGGGGGACCTGGCCGAGGCGTACGGGAAACTGATCCCCGCCGGCCTGCCCGATGACCTGAAGGCGTGGTTGGCGGGCCTGCCCGGGCAGGTGCCCGACGTGCGCGTCCGGGCGGCCACCGTGGTCACCCGGATGCACCAGCGCGTGCGCACCGAATTCGTGAGCTGGGGCGATGTGCCCCTGGCCCCCCGGGCGCCTGAAGAGACCCTCCGGCGGGGGGTCGGGGACGTCAAGGACAAGGCGGCCCTCCTGGTCCGCATGCTCGAGGCCGCGGGGATTCCCGCCCGCATGGCCCTCGTGCGCACCGAGGACCAGGACCAGAATCCCGAGGTGCCGGACCTCATGGGCTTCGATTTCGCCCTGGTGCGGGTGGAGGGGCGGGACGGCTTCTGGATCGATCCGGCCAATGACATCGTGCCGCTGGGGGTGCTCTATCCGGACGCCCAGGGTCGCGGCGCCCTCCTGGCGGGGCCGGGCGCGCGGGGCCTGGTGAAGACCGATCTCCTGGACGGGAAGGTCAACCGGGCCCTGGAGGTGCGGGAGGTCTTCCTGGCCGAGCAGGGGCCCGCCCGGGTGGTGGAGACCAGCGAGTACGGCGGCCTGGAGGATCTCAAGGTGCGCCGGAACCTGGGGGGACCCGATCCCGCCAAATCCCGGACCCAGCTGGCCGACTACGTCCGGAACGCCTACGACGCCAAGGCCGGCGAGGTGGTGGCGATGCCCGACCTGCGCGACCTCGCGGTCCCCGCCCGCTTCGTGCTGGAGGCCCGGGGGGTCGGCACGGCCCGCACGGGCTGGATCGACGCCTATGCCCAGCTCCATGTGTGGGGCATGTTCCGGGAATTCCAGAAGCTGCTGGAAGGCGACGGCAAGAAACCCCTGCCCCCGCGCACCCAGGACCTGGTGCAGCCCGAGCCCGTCCGGGTCGAATGGCGCTACCGCGTGCACCCGCCCAAGGGCTACGTGCTGCGGAGCCTCCCGGAGAGCGATCGCCTGCCCCTGGGGCCGGCGACCTTCACCCGGTCGTACGCCCGGGAAGGGGACGGCACGGCGCTCGCGTCCTTCGTCCTGGATTCGGGTCCGGCCCGGTGGACCCCGGCCCAGGTGGAGGCGGCCCGGAAGGCCCTCACCGCCTTCTCGGAATCGCGCCGCACCGACCTGATCTTCGACCAGGAGGGGGAGGCCCTCCTGAAGGCCGGGCGGGCTCCCGAGGCCCTGGCGGCCTTCCGCAAGCTGGCCGCGGACGAGCCCGCCAGCCCCCTGCCGTGGGCCCGCAAGGCCCAGGCCCTGCTGGGCCTCGGGCTGGGAGAAGCGGCCCGGGAAGCGGCCCGCAAGGGCGTCGCCCTGGCGCCCGGGTCCGCCCTGGCCCAGGACACGCTGGGATGGGTGCTCCAGTTCGACGAGGGCGGGCGGCGCTTCCACAAGGGCTGGGACCGGAAGGGGAGCTCGGAGGCCTACGAACGGGCCCTGGCCGCCGACCCGGACCTGGACGACACCCGCGCGGACTACGCCCTCCTGCTGGAGCGGAACGCGGACGGGGAGCGGTACGGCCCGGGGGCGGAGCTGGACAAGGCCATCGCCCTCTACAAGACGCTCCATGACAAGAAGCTCCACGGCCGGGACGAATCCTACCTGGCCGCCCTCGGCCAAGCCGGCCGGTTCAAGGAGGCCTGCGAGCTGGCGGCCTCCATGGAAGCCAGCCCCTTCCGAACCGGCTGGTGGGCCGCATCCCTCGTCCGCCTGAAGGGGGCGGACGCGGCTCTGGCGGAGCTGCGGGGCCTCCTGACGAACGCCTTCACCTGGGAGGGGGGCCTCCATGCGGCGGTCCTCCACCTCATGGATCTCCGGGACTACGCCGCCGCGGTGGCCGTCCTGAAGGCCTGCCCCGCCGGGGGCGAGGGCGCCGAGGCCCGCGGCCTGCTGCTGGAGGCCGCGACCCGGGCGGTGCCCGCCGAGTCCCGGACCCTGGACGCGGCGGATCCGCGCGCCGTCTTCGTGCGCCTGGCCTCCCTCCACGCGGGCGGGCTCAAGGGACCGGAGGACGTGGCGGGCCTCGTGACCCCCGGCCTGCGCGCGCACCTCCAGGTGGCGGAGAACTGGGACGTCCTCAAGGGTTCCCTGCGCCAGTTCAGCAGCGCGGCCCTGGACCTGGACCTGGATCCCCGGCCCGCCCTGGACGCCAGCCTGGCCCTCAGCGAATTCAAGGTGGAGGGGAGCGCGGCCCAGGGCTGGCGCGTGACGGTCCGGGCCCCGGGCCAGAAGGGGGCCCTCACCCAGGTCTGGGCCTTCTCCGCCGGGGAGGGCGGGTGCCGGCTCGCGGCCTTCCAGGCCGACCCCGGCACCTTCGGCCAGGAAGCCCTCACCCGCCTGGAGGCCGGGGACCTGGCCGGGGCCCGGGGCTTCCTGGACTGGGCGCGGGAGCTCCTGCCGGTCCAGGGCGGGGACGATCCCCTGGGGGGCCACCCCTTCCCCCACCTCTGGATCAAGGGCCGGGCCGCGGAGGCCGAGGCGACGCGCACGGCCGCCGCCGTCCTGGCCTGCCGGGAAAAGGAGGACGCCCGGATCCTGCCCCTCCTGGAGCAGGGCGGGGCCGCCGTCCGGGACCCCTTCAAGCGGGCCCGCCTGGACCAGGCCCTGATCATGGCCTATCTGACCCGCGAGGCCTGGGCGAAGGCGGAGGCCCCGGTGGCCCGCATCGCGGCGGTCCACGAGGATTCGCGGAACCTCCGGTTCGCCCAGGTCCTGGTCCTGCGGAACCTGGGGCGCTGGGAGGACCTCTACGCCTTGGAGGGGCGGGTGCTGGCCCGCTTCCCGGAGGATGAGGACATGCTGGGCTCCCGGGAGGCCACCCTCGCCCAGCTGGGGCGGAGCGACGAGCGCCTGCGGCTCGTGCAGACCAAGATGGACCACGGAACCGCCCAGCCCGGCGATCTCAACAACCTGGCCTGGTACAGCCTCCTGCTGGGGCGCGTGTCCGACACCACCCTGGAGGTGGCCCGCCGGGCCGCGCGGGCCAGCGATCCCCCCCATCCCGGCACCCTCCACACCCTGGCGGCCGTGCTCGCGGAGGTGGGACCGGTGCCGGAGGCGGCCAAGGCCCTCCAGGCCTCCCTGGCAGGCCGGCCCTCCGAGAGCCTGGGCTCCAACGAGTACTACGTCCTGGGGCGCATGGCGGAGCGCCTCGGTGAACCGGAGGTGGCCCGGGCCTGCTACCAGCGGGTGAAGCCGGACGACCCTCCGGCGCCGCCGGCGGACTCCTGCTGGTTCCTCGCCCAGCGGCGCCTGAAGGCCCTCGGCGCCGCCCTGTAA
- the uvrB gene encoding excinuclease ABC subunit UvrB, translated as MARSIPFKLHAPYQPAGDQPQAIAQLVKGVSDGERFQTLLGVTGSGKTFTMASVIAELGRPALIFAPNKTLAAQLFSEFKQFFPENAVEYFVSYYDYYQPEAYVPERDLFIDKDAKINDELEKLRLSATRNLLERRDVVVVASVSCIYGLGDPGSYLNLSVNLRTGGTRDRAMLLRDLVAIQYSRNQMSFEPGVFRVRGDVVEVYPAYEDTAYRIELWGDEVERLSRIDPLRGTVLETLPELTIWPKSHYVTPEDRLKEAIREIKAELEAREEAFRAEGRIVELQRLHQRTVYDLEMMKEMGYCSGIENYSRFLDGRNPGEPPHTLLDYFPEDFVLFMDESHVATGQLHGMYNGDQSRKRTLVDYGFRLPAALDNRPLRFEEFETRVNQLVFVSATPGEYELTRSGGVVVEQVVRPTGLVDPEVEVRPVGNQVDDLLEEIRKVTARDERVLVTVLTKKLAEQLTSYYQELGIKAEYLHSEIDTLERVELLKNLRRGVFDVLVGINLLREGLDLPEVSLVAILDADKEGYLRSARSLIQTIGRAARNVKGKAILYADRRTDSMETAIRETERRRLKQQEHNAAHGITPETVRRNLDDVMGEALAREFITVPKEGKVAEEPLLYLEEREFQREVAKLEARMKEHASRMEFEKAAELRDRVLKARRERLLAP; from the coding sequence ATGGCCCGGTCGATCCCCTTCAAGCTCCATGCGCCATACCAGCCCGCCGGGGACCAGCCCCAGGCCATCGCCCAGCTGGTGAAGGGGGTCTCGGACGGCGAGCGCTTCCAGACGCTCCTCGGCGTGACGGGCAGCGGCAAGACCTTCACGATGGCCTCGGTCATCGCGGAGCTGGGGCGGCCCGCCCTGATCTTCGCGCCCAACAAGACGCTGGCGGCCCAGCTCTTCTCCGAGTTCAAGCAGTTCTTCCCCGAGAACGCGGTCGAGTACTTCGTCAGCTACTACGACTACTACCAGCCCGAGGCCTACGTCCCGGAGCGGGACCTGTTCATCGACAAGGACGCCAAGATCAACGACGAGCTGGAGAAGCTCCGCCTGTCGGCGACGCGCAACCTCCTGGAGCGGCGGGACGTGGTCGTGGTGGCCTCCGTGAGCTGCATCTACGGCCTGGGCGATCCGGGCAGCTACCTGAACCTCTCCGTGAACCTCCGGACCGGCGGGACCCGGGACCGGGCCATGCTCCTGCGGGACCTGGTGGCCATCCAGTACAGCCGCAACCAGATGAGCTTCGAGCCCGGCGTCTTCCGGGTTCGGGGCGACGTGGTGGAGGTGTATCCCGCGTACGAGGACACGGCCTACCGCATCGAACTCTGGGGGGACGAGGTGGAGCGCCTCTCCCGCATCGATCCCCTGCGGGGGACGGTCCTGGAGACCCTGCCCGAGCTGACCATCTGGCCCAAGAGCCACTACGTCACCCCCGAGGACCGCCTCAAGGAGGCCATCCGGGAGATCAAGGCGGAGCTGGAGGCGCGGGAGGAGGCGTTCCGGGCCGAGGGCCGCATCGTGGAGCTCCAGCGCCTCCATCAGCGCACCGTGTACGACCTGGAGATGATGAAGGAGATGGGCTACTGCTCGGGGATCGAGAACTACTCCCGGTTCCTGGACGGGCGCAATCCGGGCGAGCCCCCCCACACCCTCCTGGACTACTTCCCCGAGGACTTCGTCCTCTTCATGGACGAGAGCCACGTGGCCACGGGCCAGCTGCACGGCATGTACAACGGGGACCAGTCCCGGAAGCGCACCCTCGTGGACTACGGCTTCCGCCTGCCCGCGGCCCTGGACAACCGGCCCCTGCGCTTCGAGGAGTTCGAGACGCGGGTCAACCAGCTGGTCTTCGTGAGCGCGACCCCCGGGGAGTACGAGCTGACCCGGAGTGGCGGCGTCGTGGTGGAGCAGGTGGTCCGGCCCACGGGCCTCGTGGACCCCGAAGTGGAGGTGCGGCCCGTGGGGAACCAGGTGGACGACCTCCTGGAGGAGATCCGCAAGGTCACCGCCCGGGACGAGCGCGTCCTCGTGACCGTCCTGACCAAGAAGCTGGCGGAGCAGCTCACCTCGTACTACCAGGAGCTGGGCATCAAGGCCGAGTACCTCCACAGCGAGATCGACACCCTGGAGCGCGTGGAGCTCCTCAAGAACCTGCGCCGGGGCGTCTTCGACGTGCTCGTGGGCATCAACCTCCTGCGGGAGGGCCTGGACCTGCCGGAGGTGAGCCTGGTGGCCATCCTGGACGCCGACAAGGAGGGCTACCTGCGCAGCGCCCGGAGCCTGATCCAGACCATCGGCCGCGCCGCCCGCAACGTGAAGGGCAAGGCCATCCTCTATGCGGACCGGCGGACCGACTCCATGGAGACCGCCATCCGCGAGACGGAGCGCCGCCGCCTGAAGCAGCAGGAACACAACGCGGCCCATGGCATCACCCCCGAGACCGTGCGGCGCAACCTGGACGATGTCATGGGCGAGGCCCTGGCCCGGGAATTCATCACGGTCCCCAAGGAGGGCAAGGTGGCCGAGGAGCCGCTGCTCTACCTGGAGGAGCGGGAGTTCCAGCGGGAGGTGGCCAAGCTGGAGGCCCGCATGAAGGAACACGCCTCCCGCATGGAATTCGAGAAGGCCGCCGAACTGCGCGACCGGGTCCTCAAGGCCAGGCGGGAGCGGCTCCTCGCACCCTAG
- a CDS encoding GxxExxY protein: protein MHQSPPDDRPHSDLTRSILESAMHVQNRLGVGLYEKPYKVCLAHTLRQNGHRVLLEVHLDITFEGLLIPDSYLIDLMIDDTVIVEAKAVERLTPIHQAQLLTYLRLSGKEVGLLLNFWACPLKDGGIQRLVLSRDRA, encoded by the coding sequence ATGCACCAAAGCCCTCCTGACGACCGCCCCCATAGCGACCTGACCCGTTCCATCCTCGAATCCGCCATGCACGTCCAGAACCGCCTTGGGGTTGGCCTTTACGAAAAACCCTACAAGGTCTGTCTGGCCCATACCCTGCGCCAGAACGGGCACCGGGTCCTGCTGGAAGTCCACCTGGACATCACCTTCGAGGGGCTTCTGATTCCCGACTCCTACCTGATCGATCTCATGATCGATGACACGGTGATCGTTGAAGCCAAGGCTGTGGAGCGGCTGACCCCCATCCATCAGGCCCAGCTCCTCACCTATCTGCGCCTCTCTGGCAAGGAGGTGGGACTGCTTCTCAACTTCTGGGCCTGCCCGTTGAAAGATGGGGGAATCCAGCGGCTGGTGCTCAGTCGGGACCGGGCCTAG
- the acpP gene encoding acyl carrier protein has translation MAEIRKKVIAIIAEQLAKPEDSISENSHFVDDLGADSLDTVEIIMAIEEAFGIEIPESEQEKIRTVGDAISYIEKNAKA, from the coding sequence ATGGCTGAAATTCGTAAAAAGGTCATTGCGATCATCGCCGAGCAGCTTGCCAAGCCTGAGGATTCCATTTCCGAGAACAGCCACTTCGTGGACGATCTCGGTGCCGACAGCCTGGACACCGTCGAGATCATCATGGCCATCGAGGAGGCCTTCGGGATCGAGATCCCCGAGAGCGAGCAGGAGAAGATCCGTACGGTTGGCGACGCCATCTCGTACATCGAGAAGAATGCCAAGGCCTGA
- the fabF gene encoding beta-ketoacyl-ACP synthase II, giving the protein MSTVQRRRVVITGMGTVNPCGNTVPETWDNLLAGKSGIGLITRFDVSDFACKIGGEVKGFEPDRYIDKKEQKKMDIFIQYAMAAAQEAMEDAGLAGMELTKAERELFGISIGSGIGGLSTIWEEAHGYRGPRRTSPFFIPSLIINLASGFVSIKYGLQGPNSAVATACATGTHAIGDAARQIMFGYADRMVAGGSDSVINPLGLGGFAAMRALSTRNDAPEQASRPFDKGRDGFVMGEGAGILVLEEYELAKARGAKIYAEIAGYGMSGDAHHISSPSEDGDGPRRVMQAAIRDAGIAPEQIGYVNAHGTSTPAGDRIECSAIKQVFGAHAAKLKVSSSKSMTGHLLGAAGGLETIVAALAAKTGKIPPTLNVVDQDPDCDLDVTPHTAGTFDAEYTLNNNFGFGGTNGCVVLRRL; this is encoded by the coding sequence ATGAGCACCGTTCAGCGCCGACGCGTTGTCATCACCGGCATGGGAACCGTCAATCCCTGCGGCAACACCGTCCCCGAGACCTGGGACAACCTCCTGGCCGGCAAGAGCGGGATCGGACTGATCACGCGGTTCGACGTGTCGGACTTCGCCTGCAAGATCGGCGGCGAGGTGAAGGGCTTCGAGCCCGACCGGTACATCGACAAAAAAGAACAGAAGAAGATGGACATCTTCATCCAGTACGCCATGGCCGCCGCCCAGGAAGCCATGGAGGACGCCGGCCTGGCGGGGATGGAGCTGACCAAGGCGGAGCGGGAGCTGTTCGGCATCTCCATCGGCTCCGGCATCGGCGGCCTCTCCACCATCTGGGAGGAGGCCCACGGCTACCGCGGCCCCCGCCGCACGAGCCCCTTCTTCATCCCGAGCCTCATCATCAACCTGGCCTCGGGCTTCGTGAGCATCAAGTACGGCCTCCAGGGCCCCAATTCCGCCGTGGCCACCGCCTGCGCCACCGGCACCCACGCCATCGGCGACGCGGCCCGGCAGATCATGTTCGGCTACGCGGACCGCATGGTGGCCGGCGGCAGCGATTCCGTCATCAACCCCCTGGGCCTGGGCGGCTTCGCCGCCATGCGCGCCCTGTCCACCCGCAACGACGCCCCCGAGCAGGCCAGCCGTCCCTTCGACAAGGGCCGGGACGGCTTCGTCATGGGCGAGGGCGCGGGCATCCTGGTCCTGGAGGAGTACGAGCTCGCCAAGGCCCGCGGCGCCAAGATCTATGCTGAGATCGCGGGCTACGGGATGAGCGGCGACGCCCACCACATCTCCAGCCCCAGCGAGGACGGCGACGGCCCCCGCCGGGTCATGCAGGCCGCCATCCGCGACGCGGGCATCGCCCCCGAGCAGATCGGCTACGTGAACGCCCACGGCACCTCGACCCCCGCGGGCGACCGCATCGAGTGCTCCGCCATCAAGCAGGTCTTCGGGGCCCACGCCGCGAAGCTGAAGGTGAGCTCCTCCAAGTCCATGACGGGCCACCTCCTGGGCGCCGCCGGCGGCCTGGAGACCATCGTCGCCGCCCTCGCGGCCAAGACCGGCAAGATCCCGCCCACCCTCAACGTGGTGGACCAGGATCCCGACTGCGACCTGGACGTCACCCCGCACACCGCGGGCACCTTCGACGCCGAATACACGCTGAACAACAACTTCGGCTTCGGCGGGACGAACGGCTGCGTGGTTCTCCGCCGGCTGTAG